The nucleotide sequence GGCTCAGTATAATACCCAAAACTGTCTTTACCCCAAACATAGGGTGGAAATAGCTCTTTGATATCTTCACTCCCTAGCCAAAGAAAATACTTGATAACGGATTCCTTTTGATTTTGCAATTCTCTGTATCCTCTAAAAACAATTTTTATTCCTTGTTTTTCCCCGCCCATTTTTCCTTGTTTAACGGGCCTGGGTTATTTTCAACAACTTCCCTTTCTAATTTGGCCATTTCTTTTCTACTACCACTTTTAAGGGTTATCATCTGTTTATCTTTTAGATAATCTAATGAATACCTCTTTTGAATAGGCGTTTCGGATGTAATTCCGGTTTTCAAATATTCGCCCGTATTATTACTTTCCAGCCTATAGAGAGTCGTTTCCTTCGGGCTGTCAAGCGAATTGCCGTGAATCTTATTTGCTGATTTGGATCAAGTGCGGGAGATCACCTATGACAGGCTGATCACTTATAATGAGCAGCGTCCCCATGACGCCTTGGGCGGTCTGCCTCCGACGGTCTTCCGTGAACAACAAACAGCCAAAAACTCTACTTTTGAATTGTCCACTTGACAGGGAAGCTTACGGACCCTCGTATTCGGCGATAAAATATCCCGGTGTCCCGGAATAATAAACTGACCCGTCATCGGAGGTCATCAGGTCGGTGATATCAT is from Candidatus Zixiibacteriota bacterium and encodes:
- a CDS encoding transposase — its product is MDQVREITYDRLITYNEQRPHDALGGLPPTVFREQQTAKNSTFELST